A single Lemur catta isolate mLemCat1 chromosome 20, mLemCat1.pri, whole genome shotgun sequence DNA region contains:
- the DHX38 gene encoding pre-mRNA-splicing factor ATP-dependent RNA helicase PRP16 isoform X2 produces the protein MMDEGYDEFHNPLAYSSEDYVRRREQHLHKQKQKRISAQRRQINEDNERWETNRMLTSGVVHRLEVDEDFEEDNAAKVHLMVHNLVPPFLDGRIVFTKQPEPVIPVKDATSDLAIIARKGSQTVRKHREQKERKKAQHKHWELAGTKLGDIMGVKKEEEPDKALTEDGKVDYRTEQKFADHMKKKSEASSEFAKKKSILEQRQYLPIFAVQQELLTIIRDNSIVIVVGETGSGKTTQLTQYLHEDGYTDYGMIGCTQPRRVAAMSVAKRVSEEMGGNLGEEVGYAIRFEDCTSENTLIKYMTDGILLRESLREADLDHYSAIIMDEAHERSLNTDVLFGLLREVVARRSDLKLIVTSATMDAEKFAAFFGNVPIFHIPGRTFPVDILFSKTPQEDYVEAAVKQSLQVHLSGAPGDILIFMPGQEDIEVTSDQIVEHLEELENAPALAVLPIYSQLPSDLQAKIFQKAPDGVRKCIVATNIAETSLTVDGIMFVIDSGYCKLKVFNPRIGMDALQIYPISQANANQRSGRAGRTGPGQCFRLYTQSAYKNELLTTTVPEIQRTNLANVVLLLKSLGVQDLLQFHFMDPPPEDNMLNSMYQLWILGALDNTGGLTSTGRLMVEFPLDPALSKMLIVSCDMGCSSEILLIVSMLSVPAIFYRPKGREEESDQIREKFAVPESDHLTYLNVYLQWKNNNYSTIWCNDHFIHAKAMRKVREVRAQLKDIMVQQRMSLASCGTDWDIVRKCICAAYFHQAAKLKGIGEYVNVRTGMPCHLHPTSSLFGMGYTPDYIVYHELVMTTKEYMQCVTAVDGEWLAELGPMFYSVKQAGKSRQENRRRAKEEASAMEEEMALAEEQLRARRQEQEKRSPLGSVRSTKIYTPGRKEQGEPMTPRRTPARFGL, from the exons ATGATGGATGAGGGGTATGATGAGTTCCACAATCCCCTGGCCTACTCCTCTGAGGACTACGTGAGGAGGCGGGAACAGCACCTGCATAAACAGAAGCAGAAGCGCATTTCGGCTCAGCGGAGACAGATCAATGAG GATAACGAGCGCTGGGAGACGAACCGCATGCTCACCAGCGGCGTGGTCCACCGGCTGGAGGTGGACGAGGACTTTGAAGAGGACAACGCGGCCAAGGTGCACCTGATGGTGCACAACCTGGTGCCTCCCTTTCTGGATGGGCGCATCGTCTTCACCAAGCAG CCAGAGCCTGTGATTCCAGTCAAGGATGCCACTTCTGACCTGGCCATAATCGCTCGAAAAGGCAGCCAAACAGTGCGGAAGCACAGGGAGCAGAAGGAGCGCAAAAAG GCTCAGCACAAACACTGGGAACTGGCCGGGACCAAGCTGGGAGATATAATGGGCGTCAAGAAGGAGGAAGAGCCGGATAAAGCTCTGACGGAGGACGGGAAGGTGGACTACAG GACAGAGCAGAAGTTTGCGGATCACATGAAGAAAAAGAGTGAGGCCAGCAGCGAGTTCGCAAAGAAGAAGTCCATCTTGGAGCAGAGGCAGTACTTGCCTATCTTCGCCGTGCAGCAGGAGCTACTCACTATTATCAG AGACAACAGCATCGTGATCGTGGTTGGGGAGACGGGGAGTGGTAAGACCACTCAGCTGACCCAGTACTTGCACGAAGATGGTTACACGGACTATGGGATGATTGGCTGCACCCAGCCCCGGCGTGTGGCTGCCATGTCGGTGGCGAAGAGAGTCAGCGAAGAGATGGGGGGAAACCTTGGCGAGGAG GTGGGTTATGCCATCCGCTTCGAAGACTGCACTTCGGAGAACACCTTGATCAAATACATGACTGACGGCATCTTGCTCCGAGAGTCCCTCCGGGAAGCCGACCTGGATCACTACAGCGCCATCATCATGGACGAGGCTCACGAGCGCTCCCTCAACACTGACGTGCTCTTTGGGCTGCTCCGGGAG GTGGTGGCTCGGCGCTCAGACCTGAAGCTCATCGTCACGTCAGCCACTATGGATGCAGAGAAATTCGCTGCCTTTTTTGGGAACGTTCCCATCTTCCACATCCCTGGACGGACCTTCCCCGTTGACATCCTCTTCAGCAAG ACCCCACAGGAGGATTACGTGGAGGCCGCCGTGAAGCAGTCCTTGCAGGTGCACTTGTCGGGGGCCCCAGGCGATATCCTTATCTTCATGCCCGGCCAAGAGGACATTGAG GTGACCTCAGACCAGATTGTGGAGCATCTGGAGGAACTGGAGAACGCACCCGCCCTGGCTGTGCTGCCCATCTACTCCCAGCTGCCTTCCGACCTCCAGGCCAAAATCTTCCAGAAG GCCCCGGATGGTGTTCGGAAGTGTATTGTTGCCACCAACATTGCTGAGACGTCTCTGACTGTCGATGGCATCATGTTTGTCATTGATTCTGGTTATTGCAAATTAAAG GTCTTCAACCCCAGGATTGGCATGGACGCTCTGCAGATCTACCCCATCAGCCAGGCCAATGCCAACCAGAGGTCAGGGCGAGCCGGCAGGACGGGCCCAGGTCAGTGTTTCAG GCTCTACACCCAGAGTGCCTACAAGAACGAGCTGCTGACCACCACGGTGCCCGAGATCCAGAGGACCAACCTGGCAAACGTGGTGCTGCTGCTCAAGTCGCTGGGGGTGCAGGACCTGCTGCAGTTCCACTTCATGGACCCGCCCCCGGAGGACAACATGCTCAACTCCATGTATCAGCTCTGGATCCTTGGGGCCTTGGACAACACAG GTGGTCTGACCTCTACCGGGCGGCTGATGGTGGAGTTCCCGCTGGACCCAGCCCTGTCCAAGATGCTCATCGTGTCCTGTGACATGGGCTGCAGCTCCGAGATCCTGCTCATCGTCTCCATGCTCTCCGTGCCCGCCATCTTCTACAGGCCCAAG gGCCGGGAGGAGGAGAGTGATCAAATCCGGGAGAAGTTTGCTGTCCCTGAGAGTGATCATTTGACCTACCTGAATGTCTACCTGCAGTGGAAGAACAATAACTACTCTACCATCTGGTGTAACGATCATTTCATCCATGCCAAGGCCATGCGGAAG GTCCGGGAGGTGCGGGCTCAACTCAAGGACATCATGGTGCAGCAGCGGATGAGCCTGGCCTCGTGTGGCACCGACTGGGACATCGTCAGGAAGTGCATTTGTGCTGCCTATTTCCACCAGGCAGCCAAGCTCAAG GGAATCGGGGAGTATGTGAATGTCCGCACAGGGATGCCCTGCCACTTGCACCCCACCAGTTCCCTCTTCGGAATGGGCTATACCCCGGACTACATAGTGTATCACGAGTTGGTCATGACCACCAAG GAGTACATGCAGTGCGTGACAGCCGTGGACGGGGAGTGGCTGGCGGAGCTGGGCCCCATGTTCTACAGTGTGAAACAGGCAGGCAAGTCGCGGCAG GAGAACCGCCGTCGGGCCAAAGAGGAAGCCTCTGCCATGGAGGAGGAGATGGCCCTGGCTGAGGAGCAGCTGCGAGCCCGGCGGCAGGAGCAGGAGAAGCGCAGCCCCCTGGGCAGCGTCAG GTCTACGAAGATCTACACTCCAGGTCGAAAAGAGCAAGGGGAGCCCATGACCCCCCGCCGCACGCCAGCCCGCTTTGGCCTGTGA
- the DHX38 gene encoding pre-mRNA-splicing factor ATP-dependent RNA helicase PRP16 isoform X1 — protein sequence MGDTSEDTSIHRLEGTDLDSQVGGLICKTKSAASEQHVFKAPAPRPSLLGLDLLASLKRKEREEKDDGEDKKKSRISSYKDWEESKDDQRDAEEEGGEQAGRNSRKDRHYRSARVETPSHPGGVSEEFWERSRQRERDRREHGVYASSKEEKDRKKEKSRDRDCDRKRDRDERDGSRHSSRSERDGGSERSSSRRNEPESPRHRPKDAATPSRSTWEEEDSGYGSSRRSQWESPSPTPSYRDSERSHRPSTRDRDRSVRSKYSDDTPLPTPSYKYNEWADDRRHLGSTPRLSRGRGRREDGEEGISFDTEEERQQWEDDQRQADRDWYMMDEGYDEFHNPLAYSSEDYVRRREQHLHKQKQKRISAQRRQINEDNERWETNRMLTSGVVHRLEVDEDFEEDNAAKVHLMVHNLVPPFLDGRIVFTKQPEPVIPVKDATSDLAIIARKGSQTVRKHREQKERKKAQHKHWELAGTKLGDIMGVKKEEEPDKALTEDGKVDYRTEQKFADHMKKKSEASSEFAKKKSILEQRQYLPIFAVQQELLTIIRDNSIVIVVGETGSGKTTQLTQYLHEDGYTDYGMIGCTQPRRVAAMSVAKRVSEEMGGNLGEEVGYAIRFEDCTSENTLIKYMTDGILLRESLREADLDHYSAIIMDEAHERSLNTDVLFGLLREVVARRSDLKLIVTSATMDAEKFAAFFGNVPIFHIPGRTFPVDILFSKTPQEDYVEAAVKQSLQVHLSGAPGDILIFMPGQEDIEVTSDQIVEHLEELENAPALAVLPIYSQLPSDLQAKIFQKAPDGVRKCIVATNIAETSLTVDGIMFVIDSGYCKLKVFNPRIGMDALQIYPISQANANQRSGRAGRTGPGQCFRLYTQSAYKNELLTTTVPEIQRTNLANVVLLLKSLGVQDLLQFHFMDPPPEDNMLNSMYQLWILGALDNTGGLTSTGRLMVEFPLDPALSKMLIVSCDMGCSSEILLIVSMLSVPAIFYRPKGREEESDQIREKFAVPESDHLTYLNVYLQWKNNNYSTIWCNDHFIHAKAMRKVREVRAQLKDIMVQQRMSLASCGTDWDIVRKCICAAYFHQAAKLKGIGEYVNVRTGMPCHLHPTSSLFGMGYTPDYIVYHELVMTTKEYMQCVTAVDGEWLAELGPMFYSVKQAGKSRQENRRRAKEEASAMEEEMALAEEQLRARRQEQEKRSPLGSVRSTKIYTPGRKEQGEPMTPRRTPARFGL from the exons ATGGGCGACACCAGTGAGGATACCTCGATCCATCGATTGGAAGGCACTGATCTGGACTCTCAGGTTGGTGGTCTTATTTGCAAGACCAAAAGTGCGGCCAGTGAGCAGCATGTCTTTAAGGCTCCTGCCCCTCGCCCTTCATTGCTGGGGTTGGACTTGCTGGCTTCCCTGAAGCGGAAGGAGCGAGAGGAGAAGGACGATGGGGAGGACAAGAAGAAGTCCAGAATCTCTTCCTACAAGGACTGGGAAGAGAGCAAGGATGACCAGAGGGATGCTGAGGAGGAGGGCGGTGAACAGGCCGGCCGAAATAGCCGGAAAGACAG ACATTATCGATCTGCTCGGGTAGAGACTCCATCCCATCCTGGTGGTGTGAGTGAAGAGTTTTGGGAACGCAGTCGGCAGAGAGAGCGGGATCGGCGGGAACATGGTGTCTATGCCTCATCCAAAGAAGAAAAGGATCGGAAGAAGGAGAAATCGCGGGATCGAGACTGTGACCGCAAGCGAGACAGAG ATGAACGGGATGGAAGTAGGCACAGCAGCAGATCAGAGCGAGACGGGGGTTCAGAgcgcagcagcagcagaagaaaTGAACCAGAGAGCCCACGCCATCGACCTAAAG ATGCAGCCACCCCTTCAAGGTCCACTTGGGAGGAAGAGGACAGTGGCTATGGCTCCTCGAGGCGCTCGCAGTGGGAATCGCCCTCCCCAACACCTTCCTATCGGGATTCTGAGCGGAGCCATCGGCCGTCCACTCGAGATCGAGACAG GTCTGTGAGGAGCAAGTACTCAGATGACACACCTCTGCCAACTCCCTCCTACAAATACAATGAGTGGGCTGATGACAGAAGACACCTGGGGTCAACCCCACGCCTGTCCAGGGGCCGAG GAAGACGCGAGGATGGTGAAGAAGGAATTTCATTTGACACAGAGGAGGAGCGGCAGCAGTGGGAAGATGACCAGAGG CAAGCTGACCGGGACTGGTACATGATGGATGAGGGGTATGATGAGTTCCACAATCCCCTGGCCTACTCCTCTGAGGACTACGTGAGGAGGCGGGAACAGCACCTGCATAAACAGAAGCAGAAGCGCATTTCGGCTCAGCGGAGACAGATCAATGAG GATAACGAGCGCTGGGAGACGAACCGCATGCTCACCAGCGGCGTGGTCCACCGGCTGGAGGTGGACGAGGACTTTGAAGAGGACAACGCGGCCAAGGTGCACCTGATGGTGCACAACCTGGTGCCTCCCTTTCTGGATGGGCGCATCGTCTTCACCAAGCAG CCAGAGCCTGTGATTCCAGTCAAGGATGCCACTTCTGACCTGGCCATAATCGCTCGAAAAGGCAGCCAAACAGTGCGGAAGCACAGGGAGCAGAAGGAGCGCAAAAAG GCTCAGCACAAACACTGGGAACTGGCCGGGACCAAGCTGGGAGATATAATGGGCGTCAAGAAGGAGGAAGAGCCGGATAAAGCTCTGACGGAGGACGGGAAGGTGGACTACAG GACAGAGCAGAAGTTTGCGGATCACATGAAGAAAAAGAGTGAGGCCAGCAGCGAGTTCGCAAAGAAGAAGTCCATCTTGGAGCAGAGGCAGTACTTGCCTATCTTCGCCGTGCAGCAGGAGCTACTCACTATTATCAG AGACAACAGCATCGTGATCGTGGTTGGGGAGACGGGGAGTGGTAAGACCACTCAGCTGACCCAGTACTTGCACGAAGATGGTTACACGGACTATGGGATGATTGGCTGCACCCAGCCCCGGCGTGTGGCTGCCATGTCGGTGGCGAAGAGAGTCAGCGAAGAGATGGGGGGAAACCTTGGCGAGGAG GTGGGTTATGCCATCCGCTTCGAAGACTGCACTTCGGAGAACACCTTGATCAAATACATGACTGACGGCATCTTGCTCCGAGAGTCCCTCCGGGAAGCCGACCTGGATCACTACAGCGCCATCATCATGGACGAGGCTCACGAGCGCTCCCTCAACACTGACGTGCTCTTTGGGCTGCTCCGGGAG GTGGTGGCTCGGCGCTCAGACCTGAAGCTCATCGTCACGTCAGCCACTATGGATGCAGAGAAATTCGCTGCCTTTTTTGGGAACGTTCCCATCTTCCACATCCCTGGACGGACCTTCCCCGTTGACATCCTCTTCAGCAAG ACCCCACAGGAGGATTACGTGGAGGCCGCCGTGAAGCAGTCCTTGCAGGTGCACTTGTCGGGGGCCCCAGGCGATATCCTTATCTTCATGCCCGGCCAAGAGGACATTGAG GTGACCTCAGACCAGATTGTGGAGCATCTGGAGGAACTGGAGAACGCACCCGCCCTGGCTGTGCTGCCCATCTACTCCCAGCTGCCTTCCGACCTCCAGGCCAAAATCTTCCAGAAG GCCCCGGATGGTGTTCGGAAGTGTATTGTTGCCACCAACATTGCTGAGACGTCTCTGACTGTCGATGGCATCATGTTTGTCATTGATTCTGGTTATTGCAAATTAAAG GTCTTCAACCCCAGGATTGGCATGGACGCTCTGCAGATCTACCCCATCAGCCAGGCCAATGCCAACCAGAGGTCAGGGCGAGCCGGCAGGACGGGCCCAGGTCAGTGTTTCAG GCTCTACACCCAGAGTGCCTACAAGAACGAGCTGCTGACCACCACGGTGCCCGAGATCCAGAGGACCAACCTGGCAAACGTGGTGCTGCTGCTCAAGTCGCTGGGGGTGCAGGACCTGCTGCAGTTCCACTTCATGGACCCGCCCCCGGAGGACAACATGCTCAACTCCATGTATCAGCTCTGGATCCTTGGGGCCTTGGACAACACAG GTGGTCTGACCTCTACCGGGCGGCTGATGGTGGAGTTCCCGCTGGACCCAGCCCTGTCCAAGATGCTCATCGTGTCCTGTGACATGGGCTGCAGCTCCGAGATCCTGCTCATCGTCTCCATGCTCTCCGTGCCCGCCATCTTCTACAGGCCCAAG gGCCGGGAGGAGGAGAGTGATCAAATCCGGGAGAAGTTTGCTGTCCCTGAGAGTGATCATTTGACCTACCTGAATGTCTACCTGCAGTGGAAGAACAATAACTACTCTACCATCTGGTGTAACGATCATTTCATCCATGCCAAGGCCATGCGGAAG GTCCGGGAGGTGCGGGCTCAACTCAAGGACATCATGGTGCAGCAGCGGATGAGCCTGGCCTCGTGTGGCACCGACTGGGACATCGTCAGGAAGTGCATTTGTGCTGCCTATTTCCACCAGGCAGCCAAGCTCAAG GGAATCGGGGAGTATGTGAATGTCCGCACAGGGATGCCCTGCCACTTGCACCCCACCAGTTCCCTCTTCGGAATGGGCTATACCCCGGACTACATAGTGTATCACGAGTTGGTCATGACCACCAAG GAGTACATGCAGTGCGTGACAGCCGTGGACGGGGAGTGGCTGGCGGAGCTGGGCCCCATGTTCTACAGTGTGAAACAGGCAGGCAAGTCGCGGCAG GAGAACCGCCGTCGGGCCAAAGAGGAAGCCTCTGCCATGGAGGAGGAGATGGCCCTGGCTGAGGAGCAGCTGCGAGCCCGGCGGCAGGAGCAGGAGAAGCGCAGCCCCCTGGGCAGCGTCAG GTCTACGAAGATCTACACTCCAGGTCGAAAAGAGCAAGGGGAGCCCATGACCCCCCGCCGCACGCCAGCCCGCTTTGGCCTGTGA